The following nucleotide sequence is from Lysobacterales bacterium.
TGTCGCAACTGGCCGTGCAGCACAAGGCCGTCAATCTCGGCCAGGGCTTTCCCGATTTCGACGGCCCGGAGCTGATGCGCGACGCGCTGAATCGCGCCATGCACGAGGCCAAGAACCAGTACGCGCCGATGACCGGCATTCCGAAGCTTCGCGAGCAGATCGCGCTGAAGACGCAGGCCCTGTATGGCCGTGCCGTGAATGCCGATAGCGAAGTGACCGTGACCAGCGGTGCCACCGAGGCGCTGTTCTGCGCCCTCGCCGCGATCGTGCGGCCGGGCGAATCGGTGATCGTGCTCGACCCGTGTTACGACAGCTACGAGCCGGCGATCGAATTGAATGGCGGCAAGGCCATCCACGTACCGTTGGACAGCGAAACCTTCGCGGTCGACTGGCAACGCGTGAACGACGCGGTCGAATCCGGCACGCGCGCGATCCTGGTGAACTCGCCGCACAATCCGAGCGGCGCGGTATTCAGTGCCGCCGACCTCGATGCACTCGCCGAGATCGCGCGCCGCCATGATTTGATCGTGATCTCCGACGAGGTCTACGAACACATCATCTTTGACGGCATCGCGCACCAGTCGGTGTTGCGCCATCCGGAACTGGCCGAGCGCAGCTTCGTGATCTCGAGCTTCGGCAAGACCTACCACTGCACCGGCTGGAAGGTCGGCTATTGCATCGCGCCGCCGGCGCTGTCGGTCGAGTTCCGCAAGGTGCACCAGTACGTGACCTTCTGCACCTTCAGCCCGGCGCAGTGGGCGCTGGCCGAAGTGATCGAGCGCCTGCCGAGCCACTATCTGGAACTGCCGGCGTTCTATCAGGAGAAGCGCGATCGCTTCCGCGCCTTGTTGGCGGACACCCCGTTGCGGCTGCTGCCGGTCTGCGGCGCGTACTTCCAGATCGTCGATTACGCGGCGATCAGCGACCGCGACGACATGAGCTTCTGCGAATGGCTGGCGCGCGAGGTCGGCGTCGCCGCGATTCCGGTCTCGGCCTTCTACGAAACCCCACCGGAATCGAAACTGATCCGCTTCTGTTTCGCCAAGACCGACGCGACGCTGGAAGCGGCGGCCGAGCGGCTCAACCAGATCAAGGCGGGCTGAAGCGATGACCGTGCCGACGACCGACCTGCGCGTCTCCCTGGTGCAAGCGGCAACGCATTGGCACGACGCCAAGGCCAATCGCGTGATGTATGGCGATCTGGTGCGACCGCTCGTGGGCAGCACCGATCTGGTCGTGTTGCCGGAAACCTTCACCAGCGGCTTCACCAACGACACCTTGGCGAATGCCGAGACCATGGACGGCGTGACCGTGCGCTGGATGGGCGCACTGGCGTCGGAA
It contains:
- a CDS encoding pyridoxal phosphate-dependent aminotransferase is translated as MRIETKLPKVGTTIFTVMSQLAVQHKAVNLGQGFPDFDGPELMRDALNRAMHEAKNQYAPMTGIPKLREQIALKTQALYGRAVNADSEVTVTSGATEALFCALAAIVRPGESVIVLDPCYDSYEPAIELNGGKAIHVPLDSETFAVDWQRVNDAVESGTRAILVNSPHNPSGAVFSAADLDALAEIARRHDLIVISDEVYEHIIFDGIAHQSVLRHPELAERSFVISSFGKTYHCTGWKVGYCIAPPALSVEFRKVHQYVTFCTFSPAQWALAEVIERLPSHYLELPAFYQEKRDRFRALLADTPLRLLPVCGAYFQIVDYAAISDRDDMSFCEWLAREVGVAAIPVSAFYETPPESKLIRFCFAKTDATLEAAAERLNQIKAG